In one Stieleria sp. JC731 genomic region, the following are encoded:
- a CDS encoding O-antigen ligase family protein, with the protein MPLAISFDLGGALSWTRYIAALAVLAVSTTLSAAVIANSVIQRTKSVDADRRDNTLIITAVPPTPVVLISVLMCGFAAMQLTPVSDQLLKFLSPGSSAVYSDWIAPFGFSESEIRPVISVNPGRTLSALATVALAAATMLIVSQLKFSIWHLTVGLSAIAIGTFLHSCYGILFTPVPDSDVNALQFGGFYNRNNGALFINIGVAASIGLLVSRLLSPAMGNRGKRWQFDFLESLQDPFVCIALVSLGTNILALFLCGSRGGLISSIAGIIAVSIWAFQRHSTTKLLGVLVAPLVLGLGVALMLGGNAKSLSRASKLNPRAVVEGLSGETRLQHWADAMDAAKAYLPLGGGVGTYREAYLPYQQKGPNQTFANADNLYLELIVEAGIGGVAFVLILSTVAGIALYRLHRSSDPIDLALSATGAYLVASIAISQITDFGLLLPANMLLSGALFAIIVHRSCTTKRLKQNANRKDLFAIYRANSNWIVMSSWAILPVLLTSGAVSVLHKNATDDALYFAGLARFKSDRYDFDKLCDAADSFAKQSPERNFNLSLLASKYNFAEGRFRDILSQNPTTEKQLAEAIEASSPGRRTLEEVSLDASENYLAAKHFALIALQQNPLSVDARVQLLQTDFIADDDDLGSQMISQLARLQSQNGPFLMELANYALHRGDIAEAQQLAIQATTVRPVLARDFVTVAANDSRFNLCDAISDRAPAKRLAAQALLNRASTEVGRFPNGDEFLSHYIDQFDQHTYTNSDQRAESLREACWACLLLGRTSEAVEFGMEAIKYAPGKHDFYVTVSSWFFEHGELEHAKAFAELGLAEFPSDEKLLKLLVTIDSAR; encoded by the coding sequence GTGCCCCTAGCAATCAGCTTTGATCTTGGAGGCGCACTTAGCTGGACTCGCTATATCGCCGCACTGGCGGTCCTTGCTGTTTCAACAACACTGTCAGCTGCCGTCATCGCAAATAGCGTGATCCAGCGTACTAAATCGGTGGATGCAGATCGTCGCGACAACACGCTGATTATCACTGCGGTACCACCAACACCAGTTGTACTGATCAGCGTCTTGATGTGTGGTTTCGCCGCCATGCAGTTGACACCGGTTTCGGATCAGCTTTTAAAGTTTCTTAGCCCAGGATCATCCGCAGTCTATTCCGACTGGATTGCACCTTTCGGATTTTCCGAAAGCGAAATCCGCCCCGTTATTTCGGTGAACCCTGGAAGGACACTGTCCGCATTGGCAACCGTCGCATTGGCTGCTGCGACGATGTTGATTGTGTCACAACTGAAATTCTCAATCTGGCATTTGACAGTTGGGCTATCAGCTATTGCCATCGGAACGTTTCTCCATTCCTGCTATGGAATTTTGTTTACGCCGGTTCCTGACAGCGATGTCAATGCGTTGCAATTCGGGGGCTTCTACAACCGGAACAATGGAGCGTTGTTCATCAACATCGGCGTTGCAGCCTCTATTGGCCTTCTCGTGTCTCGACTGCTTTCGCCCGCGATGGGGAACCGAGGTAAACGATGGCAATTCGATTTTCTGGAGTCGCTACAAGATCCGTTTGTCTGCATCGCACTCGTTAGCCTTGGCACAAACATACTAGCGCTCTTTTTGTGCGGCTCACGCGGGGGACTGATTTCGTCGATCGCCGGGATCATTGCAGTATCGATTTGGGCATTCCAGCGTCATTCGACGACAAAGTTGCTAGGCGTGCTTGTGGCTCCACTGGTGCTTGGGCTGGGCGTTGCGCTCATGTTGGGTGGAAATGCGAAAAGTTTGTCGCGTGCGTCGAAACTAAATCCAAGAGCAGTTGTCGAAGGCCTGTCGGGAGAAACACGTCTGCAGCATTGGGCTGACGCAATGGATGCGGCGAAGGCCTATTTGCCGCTTGGTGGCGGAGTCGGCACATATCGTGAAGCATACTTGCCCTATCAGCAAAAGGGACCGAACCAAACCTTTGCGAACGCCGACAACCTATACCTTGAATTGATTGTCGAGGCTGGGATCGGGGGCGTAGCCTTCGTTCTGATCCTAAGCACGGTTGCTGGAATCGCACTTTATCGATTGCACCGCTCGAGTGACCCCATTGACTTAGCTTTATCAGCCACTGGGGCATATCTCGTTGCATCTATTGCGATAAGCCAGATTACGGATTTTGGTTTGTTGCTACCTGCGAATATGCTTTTATCTGGAGCGTTATTCGCGATCATCGTCCATCGATCATGCACCACCAAACGGCTCAAGCAAAACGCGAACCGAAAAGATTTATTTGCCATCTACAGGGCGAATTCTAACTGGATTGTGATGTCCAGCTGGGCGATCTTGCCTGTGCTACTGACAAGCGGCGCGGTCAGCGTGCTTCACAAAAATGCGACAGATGATGCTCTATACTTTGCTGGCCTGGCGCGATTCAAATCCGATCGCTACGATTTCGACAAACTTTGCGACGCGGCCGACAGCTTTGCAAAACAAAGTCCAGAACGGAATTTTAATTTGTCACTGTTGGCAAGTAAGTACAACTTTGCCGAAGGCCGGTTTAGAGACATTCTGTCGCAAAACCCAACAACAGAAAAACAGCTTGCCGAAGCTATCGAAGCCTCATCACCTGGCAGACGTACGCTTGAGGAAGTTTCTCTAGACGCTTCTGAAAACTACCTCGCAGCGAAACACTTCGCGTTGATTGCGTTGCAGCAGAATCCACTTTCTGTCGATGCCAGGGTGCAGCTTCTACAAACTGACTTCATTGCGGATGATGACGACCTAGGATCGCAAATGATTAGCCAACTGGCGAGGTTGCAATCACAGAACGGACCGTTCTTGATGGAATTGGCAAATTACGCATTGCATCGTGGAGACATAGCAGAAGCTCAGCAATTGGCAATTCAGGCAACGACAGTGCGTCCCGTTCTGGCAAGAGACTTTGTAACTGTCGCTGCGAACGACTCCAGATTCAACCTTTGCGATGCCATCAGCGATCGCGCACCGGCCAAACGATTAGCCGCACAAGCACTCCTCAATCGTGCGTCAACCGAAGTTGGGCGGTTCCCAAATGGTGACGAATTTCTATCGCACTACATCGATCAATTCGACCAGCACACTTACACGAACTCCGATCAGCGTGCCGAAAGTCTACGAGAAGCCTGCTGGGCATGCCTTCTGCTTGGGCGTACCAGCGAAGCTGTGGAGTTCGGCATGGAAGCGATCAAATACGCTCCTGGAAAGCATGATTTCTATGTCACCGTGTCGTCATGGTTTTTTGAACACGGCGAACTGGAGCATGCAAAAGCATTTGCTGAACTCGGTTTGGCAGAATTCCCTTCAGACGAAAAGTTGCTAAAGCTTCTCGTGACGATCGACAGCGCAAGATGA
- a CDS encoding lipopolysaccharide biosynthesis protein — translation MTISKAVDESADLCEAMTGSPENGLASENADLEPASVQAERRESRNRSILLGAGFAFFSKFPALLVMIVSVPLAIDALGEERFGVWVTVTTLLTLLRFLDGGAANAVINIVAECDQKQSKDAAKSLVSSVYAFLAIVACWCFGLQFLIVPQIDWGWLLSLPDTISSREVIVVTLAGAGSYFISMPLTVGAKVLTGLQKSHWVSIANSVANVVSVIATVIAWYVDAGLVEFVLCFAAQPILSGIISTWLSFRVRQGIYRPNMRVVSRHSFSHALKVGALFWVLQICAAVAYQCDALIVSHFAGLTETAKLGLVSRLFLVANSVAMLVMGPLWPAFREANLAGDADWVRQTFKKSMKYCMLVSIALTLPLTFFFNPINQIWTGGSADPTGWLVISVFLWSNLQVAGRIIAMLLNGLHVIKLQVICSILMMVLNVAFSIPLTVYYGASGVVLGSVLSFTLAILLPYCFWIPRVIDRQCRIAEGTR, via the coding sequence ATGACGATTTCAAAAGCCGTCGATGAGTCCGCTGATTTGTGCGAAGCCATGACTGGATCGCCTGAAAATGGACTAGCCTCTGAAAATGCCGATCTGGAGCCGGCTAGTGTTCAAGCCGAGCGTCGTGAATCGAGGAACCGATCGATATTACTTGGTGCAGGGTTTGCGTTTTTCAGCAAGTTCCCTGCCCTTCTGGTGATGATCGTCTCGGTTCCGCTAGCGATCGATGCCCTGGGCGAAGAACGGTTCGGCGTTTGGGTAACCGTAACCACATTACTTACACTGCTGCGTTTCCTCGATGGCGGTGCGGCCAACGCGGTCATCAATATCGTTGCCGAATGCGATCAAAAGCAATCAAAGGATGCAGCCAAATCACTTGTCTCTAGCGTCTACGCATTCTTGGCGATTGTAGCTTGTTGGTGTTTCGGGTTGCAGTTCCTGATCGTACCGCAGATCGACTGGGGTTGGTTGCTTTCGCTTCCAGACACAATTTCGTCACGTGAAGTGATCGTTGTAACTTTAGCCGGTGCGGGTAGCTATTTCATCTCCATGCCACTGACCGTCGGTGCGAAAGTCCTGACCGGTTTACAAAAGTCCCACTGGGTATCGATCGCCAATTCCGTCGCCAATGTTGTTAGTGTCATAGCAACCGTCATCGCTTGGTACGTCGATGCAGGCCTTGTCGAGTTCGTCTTGTGTTTTGCTGCCCAACCGATCCTTTCCGGAATCATTTCGACATGGCTTTCGTTCCGCGTTCGACAGGGTATTTATCGCCCTAACATGCGTGTGGTCAGCCGACATAGTTTTAGCCACGCACTGAAAGTCGGAGCATTGTTTTGGGTTTTGCAAATCTGCGCCGCGGTTGCATATCAGTGTGATGCACTAATCGTTTCGCACTTCGCAGGGTTAACAGAGACAGCAAAATTGGGATTGGTTAGCCGACTCTTTCTAGTCGCCAACTCTGTTGCAATGCTGGTGATGGGACCGCTTTGGCCAGCGTTCCGAGAAGCCAACTTGGCCGGTGACGCCGATTGGGTTCGACAGACGTTCAAAAAGTCAATGAAATACTGCATGCTGGTATCGATAGCGTTGACACTTCCACTGACTTTTTTCTTCAACCCCATCAATCAAATCTGGACAGGCGGAAGTGCGGACCCCACCGGCTGGCTTGTCATCAGTGTATTTCTATGGAGCAACTTGCAAGTCGCTGGTCGGATCATCGCAATGCTGCTCAATGGTTTGCACGTGATCAAGCTGCAGGTGATTTGTTCGATATTGATGATGGTATTGAATGTTGCATTCTCAATCCCGCTGACAGTCTACTACGGAGCCTCAGGGGTTGTCCTGGGCTCCGTCCTGTCATTCACATTGGCAATCTTACTGCCTTACTGTTTTTGGATTCCTCGAGTGATTGATCGTCAGTGTCGAATTGCGGAGGGCACTCGCTGA
- a CDS encoding glycosyltransferase family 4 protein: MFWQESISMHQAGLLAEVASQSNGSVLLVVSRETDRERLSQGWSQRLPQGVDLEVAPDPARLRQIVKSKSHSDCYHVFSGICAYPMVEQAMQLVRPTDAKLFVYTERPDLRSNKRRLIIPLRDRWRAWCWRQRIDGILAIGEAASRYYERVGYHSSKIHQFGYFPRCEATGECKNRDKHLQLVCVARQVELKRIDLVLEALSENIDHNWRLTVVGDGPLLQHNKQLAIQLGLSDRINWLGSVAHDDVLSTIQASDVLVLASSYDGWGAVINEAIANGLRVIASDACGASSAIREQEFASVFPANDGRALTDRLRFEIERGRQSHESRNAIRDWYEKSISPKAGAQYLIELLRDRHAVAPWFITRGGSSDPAC, encoded by the coding sequence GTGTTCTGGCAAGAAAGTATCAGCATGCACCAAGCTGGCTTGTTGGCAGAGGTCGCTTCCCAATCAAATGGAAGCGTTCTACTGGTAGTCTCACGAGAGACCGACCGAGAACGCCTATCACAGGGATGGAGTCAACGTTTACCGCAAGGTGTTGACCTGGAAGTTGCTCCGGACCCGGCAAGACTTCGTCAAATCGTAAAATCAAAGTCGCACTCAGACTGCTACCATGTATTTAGCGGGATCTGTGCCTACCCAATGGTTGAACAGGCGATGCAGCTAGTTCGCCCAACCGACGCAAAACTGTTTGTGTACACCGAACGTCCCGATCTTCGATCGAATAAACGACGACTCATCATTCCGCTGCGTGATCGATGGAGGGCGTGGTGCTGGCGACAACGGATTGACGGTATCCTGGCCATTGGTGAAGCAGCATCCCGCTATTATGAACGAGTGGGCTATCACAGTTCAAAAATCCACCAGTTTGGTTACTTTCCTCGCTGCGAAGCCACCGGTGAATGCAAAAATCGAGACAAGCATCTGCAATTGGTCTGCGTTGCTAGACAGGTAGAATTGAAACGCATCGACCTAGTACTGGAAGCCCTATCCGAAAACATTGATCACAACTGGCGTCTGACCGTCGTTGGTGATGGACCTCTACTACAACACAACAAGCAACTGGCTATCCAACTTGGCTTGAGCGACCGTATCAATTGGCTAGGTAGTGTTGCACACGACGACGTTTTGAGCACAATCCAGGCAAGCGATGTGTTGGTATTGGCTAGCAGCTATGACGGCTGGGGAGCGGTGATCAATGAAGCCATCGCAAATGGATTACGAGTTATCGCCAGCGATGCGTGTGGTGCCAGTAGCGCGATCCGTGAACAAGAATTTGCATCCGTATTTCCGGCAAATGATGGTAGAGCACTGACGGATCGACTGCGTTTCGAAATCGAACGCGGACGACAGTCTCACGAATCAAGAAATGCTATCCGGGATTGGTATGAAAAATCAATTTCCCCAAAGGCTGGCGCCCAATACCTGATCGAGTTATTGCGTGACCGACATGCGGTGGCGCCCTGGTTCATCACACGTGGTGGATCAAGCGATCCGGCTTGCTAA
- a CDS encoding class I SAM-dependent methyltransferase codes for MTRAQNLDPIESRVADCLAEYIFTGRLIDKHDVQYYRCRDTGFIQTEEPYWLDEAYSDVIANADSGLLSRCYSFRTIAALLVGDNFPKLNRMLDFGGGYGVFTRLMRDIGIPAFHHDPMCSNLFAHGFDTGLSGQFDLITAFEVFEHLPNPRTTVKELMSHTDTLFFSTVLQPNKQLKSIEDWHYFLPGTGQHISFFNQESLRRLAAENDATLFTNGSTLHAISRVKLKFGAAQTGPLSRVRRAWFRATH; via the coding sequence ATGACGCGTGCTCAGAACTTAGATCCCATCGAAAGTCGCGTTGCTGACTGCCTTGCAGAATACATTTTTACTGGCAGGCTGATCGATAAACATGATGTCCAGTATTACCGCTGTCGCGATACTGGATTCATCCAAACGGAAGAGCCCTATTGGCTTGACGAAGCCTATTCGGATGTTATCGCAAACGCGGATTCAGGACTTCTAAGCCGATGTTACTCATTCCGTACCATCGCGGCTCTGCTGGTCGGTGACAACTTTCCAAAGCTGAATCGCATGTTGGACTTCGGAGGCGGCTACGGCGTCTTCACACGCTTGATGAGAGACATCGGAATCCCGGCATTCCATCACGATCCAATGTGTAGCAATCTCTTCGCACACGGCTTCGATACAGGTCTTTCCGGACAGTTCGACTTGATAACGGCTTTCGAAGTTTTTGAACATCTACCGAATCCGCGAACGACGGTGAAAGAGTTGATGTCGCATACCGACACGCTGTTCTTCTCCACTGTGCTTCAACCCAACAAGCAATTGAAATCTATAGAGGATTGGCACTACTTCTTGCCCGGTACAGGACAGCACATCTCGTTCTTCAATCAAGAAAGCTTGCGAAGACTTGCAGCGGAGAACGACGCCACTCTTTTTACAAATGGCTCGACATTGCACGCGATTTCGAGAGTGAAGTTGAAATTCGGAGCCGCACAAACCGGACCTTTATCACGTGTTCGCCGAGCGTGGTTCCGGGCAACTCACTGA
- a CDS encoding glycosyltransferase family 2 protein gives MRPYKQLLGWPKQLPPRPEFAKAMSEDALPTISVVCPSYQQGRYIEQMILSVIYQNYPKVQLVIFDGGSTDETVNVFKAYQDEISHWVSKQDRGQSDALNQGFQFASGDVVGWQNADDLYLPNAFWNVARAAHDTERPKDSVYFGHVQIIDNEVLVGTKYFTNFSLRQLVYRGINFSTQSLFIGSNVCRKFAIDESLNYAMDGEYVLRLSKAGVPLHLVNQCLGAYRRHPDAKTIAFSEKSRAEWVSVLEQNGYPADVSKVHKALLFTERLWGLTKQGVLLRAVGGKYFG, from the coding sequence TTGAGACCTTATAAACAGTTGCTGGGTTGGCCGAAACAGCTGCCGCCACGCCCTGAATTTGCAAAGGCGATGTCCGAGGATGCATTACCTACAATCTCGGTGGTTTGCCCAAGCTATCAACAGGGGCGGTACATCGAACAGATGATCCTCTCGGTAATCTATCAAAACTATCCTAAGGTCCAGCTGGTGATCTTTGATGGTGGTAGCACCGATGAAACGGTAAATGTTTTCAAAGCGTATCAAGACGAGATTAGCCACTGGGTTTCAAAGCAAGATCGCGGACAGTCCGACGCGTTGAACCAGGGTTTTCAATTTGCATCTGGCGATGTCGTCGGTTGGCAAAATGCGGATGATCTCTACCTGCCAAACGCTTTCTGGAATGTTGCGCGCGCGGCACATGACACTGAGCGACCGAAAGACAGCGTTTACTTTGGTCATGTGCAGATCATTGACAATGAAGTTCTCGTTGGAACAAAGTACTTCACCAATTTTTCCTTACGTCAACTGGTCTATCGCGGGATCAACTTTTCAACACAATCGCTTTTCATCGGGTCCAACGTTTGTCGTAAATTCGCAATCGATGAGTCCCTTAATTATGCGATGGACGGAGAGTACGTCCTGCGACTTTCGAAAGCCGGAGTTCCGTTGCATTTGGTGAACCAGTGCTTAGGAGCTTACCGGCGGCATCCAGATGCAAAGACGATCGCTTTTTCAGAAAAATCCCGAGCTGAATGGGTGTCTGTATTGGAGCAAAACGGCTACCCAGCCGACGTCAGCAAGGTTCATAAAGCTCTGCTTTTTACCGAACGCTTATGGGGACTGACGAAACAAGGCGTTTTGCTTCGGGCAGTCGGTGGAAAATATTTCGGCTAG
- the gmd gene encoding GDP-mannose 4,6-dehydratase, with protein MTKKALITGITGQDGSYLAELLLEKGYEVHGIVRRSSTFNTDRIEHIYIDPHDKDAKLFLHYGDLTDGQSLTNLVLNIEPDEVYNLGAQSHVRVSFDAPVYTVQTVAVGALNVLEAARQLNQKREVRVYQASSSEMYGDVFETPQTEKTPFCPQSPYACAKVYAFHQTVNYRHAYDLFACNGILFNHESPRRGETFVTRKITRAATRIKVGLQEKLYLGNLDAKRDWGYAKDYVRGMWMMLQHDTPDDYVLATGETYTIRQFLDYTFQYLELDWKDYVETDPRYYRPTEVDLLLGDCTKAKEVLGWEPETSCKELAELMVDHDLELARSEAARQATA; from the coding sequence ATGACGAAAAAGGCACTTATCACAGGCATCACTGGGCAGGATGGCTCTTACCTTGCAGAGTTGCTGCTGGAAAAGGGTTACGAGGTGCACGGTATTGTTCGCCGAAGCAGCACGTTCAACACCGACCGAATTGAACACATCTATATCGACCCACACGATAAAGATGCCAAGTTGTTTCTGCACTACGGTGACTTGACCGATGGTCAGAGCCTGACGAACCTGGTTTTGAACATCGAACCTGATGAAGTTTACAACTTGGGCGCCCAATCACACGTCCGGGTTTCGTTCGATGCTCCTGTGTACACCGTGCAAACGGTTGCGGTTGGTGCACTGAACGTTCTCGAAGCTGCTCGTCAACTGAACCAAAAACGCGAAGTCCGTGTTTACCAAGCGTCCAGTAGCGAAATGTACGGTGACGTCTTCGAAACACCACAGACCGAAAAGACTCCGTTCTGCCCACAAAGCCCATACGCCTGTGCGAAAGTTTATGCGTTTCACCAGACGGTGAACTATCGTCACGCGTACGATCTGTTCGCCTGCAACGGAATTCTATTCAATCACGAATCCCCACGCCGTGGTGAGACATTCGTCACGCGCAAGATCACTCGCGCTGCGACCCGCATCAAAGTTGGCCTCCAAGAAAAGCTCTACCTCGGCAACTTAGACGCCAAGCGAGACTGGGGTTATGCGAAAGACTACGTGCGTGGCATGTGGATGATGCTCCAGCATGACACCCCTGACGACTACGTCCTCGCGACAGGTGAGACCTACACCATTCGCCAGTTCTTGGACTACACCTTCCAATACCTCGAACTGGATTGGAAAGATTACGTCGAGACCGACCCACGATATTATCGCCCGACTGAAGTTGACTTGTTGCTAGGTGACTGCACCAAAGCGAAAGAGGTCTTAGGCTGGGAACCCGAGACAAGCTGCAAAGAACTAGCTGAACTGATGGTCGATCACGACCTAGAGCTAGCCCGCAGTGAAGCCGCTAGACAAGCGACGGCCTAA
- a CDS encoding acyltransferase, translated as MFTKLCRSLYQAVCLRLSRCTPATRGFRFRNSLLRAAGFQVDPTARLCSSVKILGTFDLKVGRETFIGHETMITGGDCSISIGSHCDISTRVLIIAGTHDLTPGALRIAGDGRSENITIGDGCWIGANATILAGVSIGDRCMVAAGATVTRSVPSDTMVGGVPAKVIRSFSEQANP; from the coding sequence ATGTTTACCAAACTCTGCAGGTCGCTCTATCAAGCTGTTTGCCTTCGGCTAAGTCGCTGCACACCGGCCACCCGCGGATTCCGTTTTCGAAATTCGCTGCTGCGTGCGGCCGGCTTTCAAGTCGATCCAACGGCAAGACTCTGCTCGTCGGTAAAAATCCTTGGCACGTTTGATCTAAAAGTTGGCCGTGAGACTTTCATTGGCCACGAGACAATGATCACTGGTGGTGATTGCTCGATCTCGATTGGCAGTCACTGCGATATTTCCACTCGTGTGCTAATCATTGCCGGAACACACGACCTGACCCCCGGTGCACTCAGGATTGCTGGCGACGGCCGATCAGAGAATATCACCATTGGCGATGGCTGTTGGATCGGCGCAAACGCGACCATCCTGGCAGGCGTATCGATTGGCGACCGATGTATGGTTGCCGCAGGAGCGACAGTCACGCGATCAGTACCGTCCGACACAATGGTCGGCGGAGTTCCGGCGAAAGTCATACGTTCGTTTAGCGAACAAGCAAATCCATAG
- a CDS encoding sulfotransferase family 2 domain-containing protein translates to MSAFKKTLLQTSKFAKLCCVEPGKELRQIFHKGPAPAKIAFDHLPKCGGSSLNHFLESNFLWRQTFSTCGSFPRTSIEKFHSLSEQQRQSYRLIKGHLVNQLFGLISDDFLKITILRDPVDRIVSHYFYVKRRPTHYLYPRIEKEAISLEEFVSLGLSDELSNWYTLHFSGWSETAASENPKGAVDAAFSSVVNTYNVVGFLDRYDRFVECLQSIANLVVPNSGGKKNVTSGRVSVKQLEAKTRDVIQEHNEMDTELYRRLRSIDGFENDGLLRPSMLSSSHLS, encoded by the coding sequence ATGAGTGCGTTTAAGAAGACACTGCTGCAGACATCGAAGTTTGCAAAACTCTGTTGTGTAGAACCGGGGAAGGAACTTCGCCAAATATTCCACAAAGGACCAGCGCCCGCAAAGATCGCCTTTGATCATTTGCCAAAGTGCGGTGGGTCATCTTTGAACCATTTCCTGGAATCAAATTTTCTTTGGCGGCAAACGTTTTCGACGTGTGGAAGCTTTCCAAGAACCTCGATCGAAAAATTTCATTCGCTGAGCGAACAGCAAAGGCAATCTTATCGATTAATCAAGGGGCACTTGGTCAATCAGTTGTTCGGACTCATCAGCGACGATTTTTTGAAGATCACCATTTTAAGAGATCCGGTCGATCGAATCGTTTCACACTACTTTTATGTTAAACGTCGTCCGACTCACTATCTGTATCCACGGATCGAAAAGGAAGCAATTTCGCTTGAAGAATTTGTCAGCTTGGGGTTAAGCGATGAACTTTCAAATTGGTATACGCTCCATTTTTCCGGCTGGTCCGAAACTGCCGCAAGCGAAAATCCAAAGGGTGCTGTGGATGCAGCATTCAGCTCAGTCGTGAACACCTACAATGTGGTCGGCTTTCTTGATCGATACGATCGATTTGTCGAGTGTCTGCAATCAATCGCCAACCTAGTGGTGCCCAACTCAGGTGGAAAAAAGAACGTCACTTCGGGACGTGTTTCTGTAAAGCAACTCGAAGCGAAAACACGGGACGTTATCCAAGAACACAATGAAATGGATACCGAACTGTATCGGCGATTGAGATCAATCGATGGTTTTGAGAACGATGGACTGTTGCGTCCTTCAATGTTGTCAAGTTCACATTTGAGCTAG
- a CDS encoding glycosyltransferase family 4 protein translates to MSKNVLRLCGSVFANQKYGGVSRYLVELAKGVARRDGWGVSLGATLYCNEYLRGISSEIGHRGIYFPNRPKGLEQLNRIASQLIATISFRKPSVIHEGFFDDRNFGVNSIPRVATFYDMISERYMHDERHLNEKRRIAERADRLIAISESTKNDMVELMSVSPDKIDVIYLAADVPIVEHKSNFEFPLPFILWVGNRNGYKNFERFVQAFANTKEAKNQLCVVCAGGPTFSSDELELWSRLGLAAESLIHMRPTEETLANLYQQAAYLAYLSLYEGFGIPPLEAMLSNCPVVASRSSSIPEVVGDAAMLVDPCEIDEITVALDQLASSPERRSDYAARGLKRAQQFSWDACVDHHIKLYEQLI, encoded by the coding sequence ATGTCAAAGAATGTTTTGCGTTTGTGCGGTAGTGTCTTTGCCAATCAAAAATACGGTGGAGTCTCTCGCTACCTAGTCGAACTCGCCAAAGGTGTTGCACGACGAGATGGATGGGGAGTTTCCCTTGGCGCGACTTTGTATTGCAATGAATATCTGCGAGGCATTTCGTCTGAAATCGGGCACCGCGGAATCTATTTTCCTAACCGTCCTAAAGGACTGGAACAGCTCAACCGAATTGCTTCGCAGCTAATCGCAACGATCAGCTTTCGAAAGCCAAGTGTCATTCACGAAGGCTTTTTCGACGACAGAAATTTCGGGGTGAATTCGATCCCGCGTGTTGCAACGTTCTACGACATGATCAGCGAACGATACATGCATGACGAACGCCACCTCAATGAAAAGCGACGAATTGCGGAAAGAGCTGACCGTCTGATTGCTATTTCGGAATCAACGAAGAACGATATGGTCGAGTTGATGTCGGTCTCTCCAGACAAAATCGATGTGATCTACCTTGCCGCCGACGTTCCCATCGTCGAACACAAATCGAATTTTGAATTCCCCTTACCGTTCATACTTTGGGTCGGCAATCGAAACGGCTACAAAAACTTCGAACGATTCGTCCAGGCGTTTGCGAACACCAAGGAAGCAAAAAATCAGCTCTGTGTCGTGTGCGCCGGTGGACCGACCTTCAGTTCCGATGAATTGGAATTGTGGTCGAGGCTTGGTCTAGCTGCAGAGTCTCTGATTCACATGCGTCCCACCGAGGAGACACTTGCGAACCTTTATCAACAAGCAGCTTATTTAGCGTACCTTTCACTTTACGAAGGTTTCGGAATACCGCCGCTCGAAGCGATGCTTTCCAACTGCCCTGTCGTTGCTTCTAGAAGCAGTTCGATACCCGAAGTTGTCGGTGATGCAGCGATGCTCGTTGACCCTTGCGAAATTGACGAAATCACTGTCGCGCTAGACCAACTTGCAAGTTCACCAGAGCGACGGTCGGATTACGCAGCCAGAGGACTCAAACGAGCACAACAGTTTTCCTGGGACGCATGTGTTGATCATCATATCAAGCTCTATGAACAACTGATCTGA